In Oncorhynchus tshawytscha isolate Ot180627B unplaced genomic scaffold, Otsh_v2.0 Un_contig_2394_pilon_pilon, whole genome shotgun sequence, the following proteins share a genomic window:
- the LOC112259050 gene encoding adhesion G protein-coupled receptor E5, with the protein MTGRLHLLILALHLALLMEHASGCPKGFSKNGKICIDENECNPPSEDYNNDTETPHICGKNAACINTNGSFYCQCGLGFRSSSLRMNFTADSPENCIDINECLENKDTCGPNAECNNTLGSYSCICNEGFVTSTGVDIFIFGQGVTCEDRNECVDNTTICGKHTQCINTSGNYSCVCNPGFGLKSGKAQVTGNRESCEEITDQKATTDQTATTDSEDAQGAKDLCKMNKFICGGNGTCHNATNSGHRCACHAGFTNYGDPQGRCTELNCDTFASEKHLKMVIPGLQDVVALMRTSCLKLNESNTAEQVDGEALLETLLSAIDRLLSGGPLKNNKEVSVLLDLVETALRIIGPLLKHPETRRFQIHTEVELLVQRNASSPQGPLTLSSTHAQLDSHWETAAGDTSYPGFATVSLLSYKGLEKSTNHSFSGLQAQEGHSFQINSKVVTATMSNKDTSFLKEPVTFTFSHLKESDEGNYTCVYWDELGEGTWSDRGCFLVQSNATHTVCSCYHLSSFAVLMSLYEFKDTFQLQLITWVGLSLSLLCLFICILTFSLIRSIRSTRNTIHLHLCLSLFIANLIFLVGISRTESQAGCAVVAGLLHFFFLSVFCWMCLEGVQLFRMVVLVFNTTFRPLYMMAGGYGVPAVIVAISALANAKGYGTERHCWLNLEDGFIWSFFGPVCIIIMVNVFFFLITVWKLAQKFSSLNPDLDKLRKIKAFTITAVAQLCVLGTMWIFGCFQFEESTLAMSYLFTILNSLQGVLVFLMHCLLSKQVREEYGKILDSICALQKTKYSEFSSSQSSNSKSQTSKSAQNTRESQI; encoded by the exons ATGACAGGCAGACTGCATCTCCTGATTCTGG CTCTTCACCTTGCACTGCTGATGGAACATGCATCAGGCTGTCCTAAAGGATTCTCTAAAAATGGGAAAATTTGCATTG ATGAGAATGAGTGTAATCCTCCTAGTGAGGACTATAACAATGACACTGAAACACCACATATCTGTGGTAAGAATGCAGCATGCATCAACACCAATGGAAGCTTCTACTGTCAATGTGGTCTTGGGTTCAGATCATCATCACTGCGGATGAACTTCACAGCTGACTCACCTGAAAATTGTATAG ACATCAACGAGTGTTTGGAGAATAAGGACACCTGTGGTCCCAATGCCGAGTGTAACAATACATTAGGGTCCTACTCCTGCATCTGCAATGAGGGGTTTGTCACCAGTACTGGAGTGGATATATTTATATTTGGCCAAGGAGTCACGTGTGAAG ATAGAAACGAGTGTGTGGACAACACAACAATTTGCGGGAAGCAtactcagtgcatcaacacatcAGGCAACTACTCCTGTGTCTGCAATCCAGGGTTTGGCCTGAAGTCTGGCAAAGCTCAAGTCACAGGGAATAGAGAATCATGTGAGGAAATAACAGATCAGAAAGCCACCACAGACCAGACTGCAACCACAGACAGTGAGGATGCTCAAGGTGCTAAAG ACTTGTGTAAAATGAATAAGTTTATCTGTGGAGGGAATGGAACGTGCCATAATGCCACCAACAGTGGCCATCGGTGTGCGTGCCATGCAGGATTCACCAACTACGGAGACCCGCAGGGGAGATGTACTG AGTTGAACTGTGACACGTTTGCGAGCGAGAAGCATCTTAAGATG GTCATCCCAGGTCTGCAGGATGTTGTAGCCCTGATGAGGACCAGTTGTCTGAAGTTGAATGAGAGTAATACAGCAGAACAAGTCGATGGAGAGGCCCTGCTAGAG actcTGTTGTCTGCTATAGACAGGCTCCTGTCTGGCGGGCCTCTGAAAAATAACAAGGAAGTGAGTGTCTTGCTGGACCTGGTAGAGACTGCTCTGAGAATTATAGGACCTCTGCTGAAACACCCCGAGACCAGGAGGTTCCAAATTCATACCG AGGTGGAGCTGTTGGTGCAGAGAAATGCCTCCTCACCCCAGGGGCCCCTCACCTTGTCCTCTACACACGCTCAGCTAGACAGCCACTGGGAGACTGCTGCTGGAGACACCTCCTACCCAG GATTTGCAACGGTGTCCCTGCTCAGCTATAAGGGTCTGGAGAAATCCACCAACCATTCCTTCTCAGGGCTGCAGGCACAGGAGGGCCACAGCTTTCAGATCAACTCCAAAGTGGTGACGGCCACCATGAGTAACAAGGACACATCCTTTCTCAAGGAGCCAGTCACATTCACCTTCTCCCATTTGAAGGAG TCAGATGAAGGGAACTACACCTGTGTGTACTGGGATGAGTTGGGAGAAGGGACCTGGTCTGATCGAGGCTGTTTCCTGGTGCAGTCCAATGCCACCCACACTGTATGCTCCTGCTACCATCTCAGCAGTTTTGCTGTTCTTATGTCTCTCTATGAGTTCAAG GACACATTCCAGCTGCAGCTGATCACCTGGGTgggcctgtccctgtccctgctgtgtCTCTTCATCTGcatcctcaccttctccctgatcCGCTCCATCCGGAGCACCCGCAAtaccatccacctccacctctgcCTCAGCCTCTTCATCGCCAACCTGATCTTCCTCGTCGGCATCTCACGCACCGAGAGCCAG gcTGGTTGTGCGGTGGTGGCTGGGCTGCTTCACTTCTTCTTCCTGTCAGTATTCTGCTGGATGTGTCTGGAGGGAGTGCAGCTCTTCAGGATGGTGGTCCTGGTCTTCAACACCACCTTCAGGCCCCTCTACATGATGGCGGGGGGCTACGGCGTTCCTGCTGTCATCGTCGCCATCTCTGCCCTCGCCAACGCCAAAGGATACGGAACCGAGCGACA CTGCTGGCTcaaccttgaggatggattcatCTGGAGCTTCTTTGGCCCTGTCTGTATCATCATCATG gTGAATGTGTTTTTCTTCCTCATCACAGTGTGGAAGTTGGCCCAGAAGTTCTCCAGCCTGAACCCTGACCTTGACAAACTCCGCAAAATCAA GGCATTCACCATAACTGCAGTGGCTCAGCTGTGTGTGCTGGGCACCATGTGGATCTTTGGCTGTTTCCAGTTTGAGGAAAGCACGCTGGCCATGTCGTACCTGTTCACCATCCTCAACAGTCTGCAGGGGGTCCTAGTGTTCCTCATGCACTGCCTGCTCTCTAAACAG GTGAGAGAGGAGTATGGCAAGATCCTGGACAGCATCTGTGCACTGCAGAAGACGAAGTACTCAGAGTTTTCCTCCAGCCAGTCAAGCAACAGCAAATCACAG